ACTGGATAGCTAACAGTGCAGAGGCAGAGTGCAGCATGCCCACATGGCTGATTAAGTAATACAAGACAAGGTAAAAAATATGGGCTCTATGTAACCTTTTATATAAAGAGGTCATCAACTAATTAATGCTGTCCATTTCTCACACATGACAAACCCAAATCTGCAATGTGGGTCTCTTTGGGCCTCATTTTATCAGACACATTGCCGGTCAAGCATGGGAGTTGCAATGCCCTCTGTTTAACTACAATGGCATCATGGGAGTAATTGCAAGTTTTAGTTCTAAATCAGGGGCTGTGCTCTGAGGACTTGAATTCGTTGAAGTGGTACTAGGCCATTTCAGCAGTGGATCATGAGGATGCCAAAGCCATTCAGAAAGAAAATTTTGGTTGCTACTAAAGAGACTCATGTTGATATCATTTGAAATCAACTTATCAGTTTTTCCTCCAGATGGGAACCCAAGTGGACCAAAAGCTTCACTTAGTTTGCATTCATCTACAACCTGCGGAAATATGTTAGAGACAGTAAATTTTCTATTCAATTTAGAATGTATCTCTTTCATGTGATGCACTAAGAGATTGATTTACATttagaaagtatgaaaataGGAAAATAATACACCCAATGCCCTATTTGTTGAAGTATACCAAAAGTGCAAAGGtgtaatattttttgttttcatgcTTTCTAACGGTAAATTAAATATGAAATAAGTGAAAAATAATGTTTGTTTAAGTGTGTCTTTAGATACAAGTTAAATCTAACGTGAAAGTATTTTTTTCACAATCTATAGAGAGGTATCACTTTTTAGCTTGAAGCCAATGGTAACGTTCGTTTGCACTGCTATCAAAGAAATGGAGAAATATTCTCTTCAGTTCACTCACATCAAGCAAGGTGGGAtggctttttctttttttgaagcTTTTATGAGACAGACTGAGGAAAAGTTTTTGTGCATGACTGGCCACTTGGGTTGGTGTTCTTGTTTTCACAAAGTCTTTAGATATGCCTCTCCAGTTACCCTTCCCCAGCTTCTCAAGCCCCACAAGAAATACCCTGTGCTCTTCCTCTGTCCACGGCACCC
This is a stretch of genomic DNA from Lotus japonicus ecotype B-129 chromosome 1, LjGifu_v1.2. It encodes these proteins:
- the LOC130732143 gene encoding transcription factor MYBS3-like isoform X2, with translation MARKCTYCGNMGHNSRTCNNTRHLRLFGVQLDVSSSSLSPLTSSYSPSYLTMQRSFSLDYLFAPQSSLSAHSSSSSSSAPPQLDATEKSDNYLASSANVLTSTIQGVPWTEEEHRVFLVGLEKLGKGNWRGISKDFVKTRTPTQVASHAQKLFLSLSHKSFKKRKSHPTLLDVVDECKLSEAFGPLGFPSGGKTDKLISNDINMSLFSSNQNFLSEWLWHPHDPLLKWPSTTSTNSSPQSTAPDLELKLAITPMMPL
- the LOC130732143 gene encoding transcription factor MYBS3-like isoform X1, yielding MARKCTYCGNMGHNSRTCNNTRHLRLFGVQLDVSSSSLSPLTSSYSPSYLTMQRSFSLDYLFAPQSSLSAHSSSSSSSAPPQLDATEKSDNYLASSANVLTSTIQGKKKGVPWTEEEHRVFLVGLEKLGKGNWRGISKDFVKTRTPTQVASHAQKLFLSLSHKSFKKRKSHPTLLDVVDECKLSEAFGPLGFPSGGKTDKLISNDINMSLFSSNQNFLSEWLWHPHDPLLKWPSTTSTNSSPQSTAPDLELKLAITPMMPL